A part of Populus alba chromosome 8, ASM523922v2, whole genome shotgun sequence genomic DNA contains:
- the LOC118062348 gene encoding CSC1-like protein At1g69450 isoform X1 — protein MLVSAILTSVGINSALCVLFVVLYSILKKQPSYYEVYIPRLLVEGNSKRRSRFNLERLIPSTGWLPKAWKLSEEEMLSSSGLDAVVYMRTITFCLKVFSFAGIIGVFILLPVNCSGTELHQIDFEDLYSNSLDVFTISNVNRGSKWLWIHFSSVYAITIFICYLLYHEYNYISSKRIAYFYSSKPQPHHFTILVRNIPVSAGSSVSDSVEGFFTEYYPTTYLSHIVVRRTSKVQSLINDAKQLYRRLLHLQSEPSEQKYKQVGLFEKKVDRLDHYGKRLEDLEQNARLEQSEVSLAKDTHAAFVSFKTRYGASTVFHQQQSTNPTHWLTEEAPQPNDVFWPFFSSSFMGRWISKLLVVVACILLTILFLIPVVVVQGLTNLSQLEVWFPFLKSILTIAFVSQIVTGYLPSLILQLFLKIVPPIMEFLSSIQGYISHSEIERSACNKVLWFTVWNIFFATVFSGSVLNQISIVLDPKNIPAKLAVVVPAQASFFIAYVVTSGWTSTSSELFRIIPLICSLMTKCCAESTDDEIEVPSIPYHRDIPRILFFGLLGIAYFFLAPVILPFLLVYFCLAYIIFRNQFINVYAPKHETAGKFWPIVHNLVIFSLVLMHAIAVGIFSLKKLSLASTLVLPLPVLTLLFNEYCRKRFLPIFKSYPAEILIKKDREDQNDALMSEFFDKLATTYQDPALMPIQYSADSDSLNRPLISSAETAM, from the exons ATGCTCGTTTCCGCTATTCTAACATCAGTGGGGATAAACTCTGCTCTATGTGTTCTATTCGTTGTACTGTACTCTATACTGAAGAAACAACCAAGTTATTATGAAGTTTATATACCGCGCTTGCTGGTGGAAGGGAATTCTAAACGGAGAAGCCGTTTCAACCTTGAAAGGCTAATACCATCTACTGGCTGGTTGCCCAAGGCATGGAAACTATCGGAAGAGGAAATGTTGTCTTCTTCAGGCTTGGACGCCGTGGTGTATATGCGAACTATAACTTTCTG tttgaaagtattttcattCGCTGGGATAATAGGGGTATTTATTCTTCTTCCAGTGAACTGTTCGGGGACTGAGCTTCATCAAATTGACTTCGAAGATTTGTATAGTAATTCTCTGGATGTATTCACCATTTCAAATGTAAATCGAGGCTCAAAGTG GTTATGGATTCACTTCTCTTCTGTATATGCTATCACTATTTTCATCTGCTATCTACTTTATCAT GAATATAACTATATTTCTTCAAAAAGGATTGCGTATTTTTATTCATCCAAACCTCAGCCACATCACTTCACCATCTTAGTTCGCAATATCCCTGTCTCAGCTGGAAGCAGTGTCAGTGACAGTGTCGAGGGTTTCTTTACCGAGTATTACCCTACCACATATCTGTCACATATAGTTGTTCGCCGAACTAGCAAGGTTCAGAGCCTCATT AATGATGCAAAGCAATTATACAGGAGGCTTCTTCACTTGCAATCAGAACCATCTGAGCAGAAGTATAAGCAAGTTggattgtttgaaaaaaaggtTGATCGTTTGGATCATTATGGGAAGAGGTTAGAAGACTTAGAGCAGAATGCGAGATTGGAGCAATCTGAGGTATCATTGGCAAAA GACACTCATGCTGCCTTTGTGTCCTTCAAGACTCGGTATGGTGCTTCCACTGTTTTCCACCAGCAACAATCAACCAACCCCACACATTGGCTCACAGAAGAAGCTCCTCAACCAAATGATGTCTtttggccttttttttcttcatcattcaTGGGAAGATGGATTTCTAAGCTTTTGGTTGTAGTTGCGTGTATTCTTCTTACAATTTTGTTCCTTATTCCTGTTGTAGTTGTACAAGGTCTTACTAACCTGAGTCAGCTGGAAGTTTGGTTTCCATTCCTCAAAAGCATTCTAACCAT AGCATTTGTCAGTCAAATCGTTACAGGATATCTTCCTAGTCTGATTCTTCAGTTGTTCCTTAAGATTGTGCCCCCCATCATGGAGTTCCTCTCCTCCATTCAAGGATACATTTCTCATAGCGAGATAGAGAGGAGTGCATGCAACAAAGTACTCTGGTTCACAGTATGGAACATCTTCTTCGCCACTGTATTTTCCGGTTCCGTGTTAAATCAGATTTCCATTGTTCTTGATCCCAAGAATATTCCTGCAAAACTGGCTGTTGTTGTTCCAGCACAG gcATCATTTTTCATTGCTTATGTTGTCACATCTGGATGGACAAGCACTTCATCGGAACTTTTTCGCATAATCCCTCTAATTTGCAGTCTAATGACGAAGTGTTGTGCTGAAAGTacagatgatgaaattgaagttcCATCTATTCCTTATCACAGGGACATTCCCAGGATTCTTTTCTTTGGACTTCTTGGTATTGCATATTTCTTCTTAGCTCCCGTCATTCTGCCCTTCCTTCTGGTGTACTTCTGTCTTGCATACATCATCTTCCGTAACCag TTCATAAATGTATATGCTCCCAAGCACGAAACTGCAGGGAAGTTTTGGCCTATTGTACACAATTTGGTGATATTTTCTCTGGTACTCATGCATGCGATTGCAGTGGGAATTTTTTCTCTGAAGAAGCTCTCTCTCGCATCAACCTTAGTCTTACCTCTTCCAGTTCTCACGCTTCTGTTTAATGAGTACTGCAGGAAACGCTTCCTCcccatttttaaatcttatccGGCTGAG ATATTGATAAAGAAGGACAGGGAAGATCAAAATGATGCTTTGATGTctgaattttttgataaattggcCACCACCTATCAGGACCCGGCTCTAATGCCGATTCAGTACTCTGCAGACAGTGACAGTCTCAACAGACCGCTTATATCATCTGCTGAAACGGCAATGTGA
- the LOC118062348 gene encoding CSC1-like protein At1g69450 isoform X2 has product MLVSAILTSVGINSALCVLFVVLYSILKKQPSYYEVYIPRLLVEGNSKRRSRFNLERLIPSTGWLPKAWKLSEEEMLSSSGLDAVVYMRTITFCLKVFSFAGIIGVFILLPVNCSGTELHQIDFEDLYSNSLDVFTISNVNRGSKWLWIHFSSVYAITIFICYLLYHEYNYISSKRIAYFYSSKPQPHHFTILVRNIPVSAGSSVSDSVEGFFTEYYPTTYLSHIVVRRTSKVQSLINDAKQLYRRLLHLQSEPSEQKYKQVGLFEKKVDRLDHYGKRLEDLEQNARLEQSEDTHAAFVSFKTRYGASTVFHQQQSTNPTHWLTEEAPQPNDVFWPFFSSSFMGRWISKLLVVVACILLTILFLIPVVVVQGLTNLSQLEVWFPFLKSILTIAFVSQIVTGYLPSLILQLFLKIVPPIMEFLSSIQGYISHSEIERSACNKVLWFTVWNIFFATVFSGSVLNQISIVLDPKNIPAKLAVVVPAQASFFIAYVVTSGWTSTSSELFRIIPLICSLMTKCCAESTDDEIEVPSIPYHRDIPRILFFGLLGIAYFFLAPVILPFLLVYFCLAYIIFRNQFINVYAPKHETAGKFWPIVHNLVIFSLVLMHAIAVGIFSLKKLSLASTLVLPLPVLTLLFNEYCRKRFLPIFKSYPAEILIKKDREDQNDALMSEFFDKLATTYQDPALMPIQYSADSDSLNRPLISSAETAM; this is encoded by the exons ATGCTCGTTTCCGCTATTCTAACATCAGTGGGGATAAACTCTGCTCTATGTGTTCTATTCGTTGTACTGTACTCTATACTGAAGAAACAACCAAGTTATTATGAAGTTTATATACCGCGCTTGCTGGTGGAAGGGAATTCTAAACGGAGAAGCCGTTTCAACCTTGAAAGGCTAATACCATCTACTGGCTGGTTGCCCAAGGCATGGAAACTATCGGAAGAGGAAATGTTGTCTTCTTCAGGCTTGGACGCCGTGGTGTATATGCGAACTATAACTTTCTG tttgaaagtattttcattCGCTGGGATAATAGGGGTATTTATTCTTCTTCCAGTGAACTGTTCGGGGACTGAGCTTCATCAAATTGACTTCGAAGATTTGTATAGTAATTCTCTGGATGTATTCACCATTTCAAATGTAAATCGAGGCTCAAAGTG GTTATGGATTCACTTCTCTTCTGTATATGCTATCACTATTTTCATCTGCTATCTACTTTATCAT GAATATAACTATATTTCTTCAAAAAGGATTGCGTATTTTTATTCATCCAAACCTCAGCCACATCACTTCACCATCTTAGTTCGCAATATCCCTGTCTCAGCTGGAAGCAGTGTCAGTGACAGTGTCGAGGGTTTCTTTACCGAGTATTACCCTACCACATATCTGTCACATATAGTTGTTCGCCGAACTAGCAAGGTTCAGAGCCTCATT AATGATGCAAAGCAATTATACAGGAGGCTTCTTCACTTGCAATCAGAACCATCTGAGCAGAAGTATAAGCAAGTTggattgtttgaaaaaaaggtTGATCGTTTGGATCATTATGGGAAGAGGTTAGAAGACTTAGAGCAGAATGCGAGATTGGAGCAATCTGAG GACACTCATGCTGCCTTTGTGTCCTTCAAGACTCGGTATGGTGCTTCCACTGTTTTCCACCAGCAACAATCAACCAACCCCACACATTGGCTCACAGAAGAAGCTCCTCAACCAAATGATGTCTtttggccttttttttcttcatcattcaTGGGAAGATGGATTTCTAAGCTTTTGGTTGTAGTTGCGTGTATTCTTCTTACAATTTTGTTCCTTATTCCTGTTGTAGTTGTACAAGGTCTTACTAACCTGAGTCAGCTGGAAGTTTGGTTTCCATTCCTCAAAAGCATTCTAACCAT AGCATTTGTCAGTCAAATCGTTACAGGATATCTTCCTAGTCTGATTCTTCAGTTGTTCCTTAAGATTGTGCCCCCCATCATGGAGTTCCTCTCCTCCATTCAAGGATACATTTCTCATAGCGAGATAGAGAGGAGTGCATGCAACAAAGTACTCTGGTTCACAGTATGGAACATCTTCTTCGCCACTGTATTTTCCGGTTCCGTGTTAAATCAGATTTCCATTGTTCTTGATCCCAAGAATATTCCTGCAAAACTGGCTGTTGTTGTTCCAGCACAG gcATCATTTTTCATTGCTTATGTTGTCACATCTGGATGGACAAGCACTTCATCGGAACTTTTTCGCATAATCCCTCTAATTTGCAGTCTAATGACGAAGTGTTGTGCTGAAAGTacagatgatgaaattgaagttcCATCTATTCCTTATCACAGGGACATTCCCAGGATTCTTTTCTTTGGACTTCTTGGTATTGCATATTTCTTCTTAGCTCCCGTCATTCTGCCCTTCCTTCTGGTGTACTTCTGTCTTGCATACATCATCTTCCGTAACCag TTCATAAATGTATATGCTCCCAAGCACGAAACTGCAGGGAAGTTTTGGCCTATTGTACACAATTTGGTGATATTTTCTCTGGTACTCATGCATGCGATTGCAGTGGGAATTTTTTCTCTGAAGAAGCTCTCTCTCGCATCAACCTTAGTCTTACCTCTTCCAGTTCTCACGCTTCTGTTTAATGAGTACTGCAGGAAACGCTTCCTCcccatttttaaatcttatccGGCTGAG ATATTGATAAAGAAGGACAGGGAAGATCAAAATGATGCTTTGATGTctgaattttttgataaattggcCACCACCTATCAGGACCCGGCTCTAATGCCGATTCAGTACTCTGCAGACAGTGACAGTCTCAACAGACCGCTTATATCATCTGCTGAAACGGCAATGTGA
- the LOC118062348 gene encoding CSC1-like protein At1g69450 isoform X3 yields MLVSAILTSVGINSALCVLFVVLYSILKKQPSYYEVYIPRLLVEGNSKRRSRFNLERLIPSTGWLPKAWKLSEEEMLSSSGLDAVVYMRTITFCLKVFSFAGIIGVFILLPVNCSGTELHQIDFEDLYSNSLDVFTISNVNRGSKWLWIHFSSVYAITIFICYLLYHNDAKQLYRRLLHLQSEPSEQKYKQVGLFEKKVDRLDHYGKRLEDLEQNARLEQSEVSLAKDTHAAFVSFKTRYGASTVFHQQQSTNPTHWLTEEAPQPNDVFWPFFSSSFMGRWISKLLVVVACILLTILFLIPVVVVQGLTNLSQLEVWFPFLKSILTIAFVSQIVTGYLPSLILQLFLKIVPPIMEFLSSIQGYISHSEIERSACNKVLWFTVWNIFFATVFSGSVLNQISIVLDPKNIPAKLAVVVPAQASFFIAYVVTSGWTSTSSELFRIIPLICSLMTKCCAESTDDEIEVPSIPYHRDIPRILFFGLLGIAYFFLAPVILPFLLVYFCLAYIIFRNQFINVYAPKHETAGKFWPIVHNLVIFSLVLMHAIAVGIFSLKKLSLASTLVLPLPVLTLLFNEYCRKRFLPIFKSYPAEILIKKDREDQNDALMSEFFDKLATTYQDPALMPIQYSADSDSLNRPLISSAETAM; encoded by the exons ATGCTCGTTTCCGCTATTCTAACATCAGTGGGGATAAACTCTGCTCTATGTGTTCTATTCGTTGTACTGTACTCTATACTGAAGAAACAACCAAGTTATTATGAAGTTTATATACCGCGCTTGCTGGTGGAAGGGAATTCTAAACGGAGAAGCCGTTTCAACCTTGAAAGGCTAATACCATCTACTGGCTGGTTGCCCAAGGCATGGAAACTATCGGAAGAGGAAATGTTGTCTTCTTCAGGCTTGGACGCCGTGGTGTATATGCGAACTATAACTTTCTG tttgaaagtattttcattCGCTGGGATAATAGGGGTATTTATTCTTCTTCCAGTGAACTGTTCGGGGACTGAGCTTCATCAAATTGACTTCGAAGATTTGTATAGTAATTCTCTGGATGTATTCACCATTTCAAATGTAAATCGAGGCTCAAAGTG GTTATGGATTCACTTCTCTTCTGTATATGCTATCACTATTTTCATCTGCTATCTACTTTATCAT AATGATGCAAAGCAATTATACAGGAGGCTTCTTCACTTGCAATCAGAACCATCTGAGCAGAAGTATAAGCAAGTTggattgtttgaaaaaaaggtTGATCGTTTGGATCATTATGGGAAGAGGTTAGAAGACTTAGAGCAGAATGCGAGATTGGAGCAATCTGAGGTATCATTGGCAAAA GACACTCATGCTGCCTTTGTGTCCTTCAAGACTCGGTATGGTGCTTCCACTGTTTTCCACCAGCAACAATCAACCAACCCCACACATTGGCTCACAGAAGAAGCTCCTCAACCAAATGATGTCTtttggccttttttttcttcatcattcaTGGGAAGATGGATTTCTAAGCTTTTGGTTGTAGTTGCGTGTATTCTTCTTACAATTTTGTTCCTTATTCCTGTTGTAGTTGTACAAGGTCTTACTAACCTGAGTCAGCTGGAAGTTTGGTTTCCATTCCTCAAAAGCATTCTAACCAT AGCATTTGTCAGTCAAATCGTTACAGGATATCTTCCTAGTCTGATTCTTCAGTTGTTCCTTAAGATTGTGCCCCCCATCATGGAGTTCCTCTCCTCCATTCAAGGATACATTTCTCATAGCGAGATAGAGAGGAGTGCATGCAACAAAGTACTCTGGTTCACAGTATGGAACATCTTCTTCGCCACTGTATTTTCCGGTTCCGTGTTAAATCAGATTTCCATTGTTCTTGATCCCAAGAATATTCCTGCAAAACTGGCTGTTGTTGTTCCAGCACAG gcATCATTTTTCATTGCTTATGTTGTCACATCTGGATGGACAAGCACTTCATCGGAACTTTTTCGCATAATCCCTCTAATTTGCAGTCTAATGACGAAGTGTTGTGCTGAAAGTacagatgatgaaattgaagttcCATCTATTCCTTATCACAGGGACATTCCCAGGATTCTTTTCTTTGGACTTCTTGGTATTGCATATTTCTTCTTAGCTCCCGTCATTCTGCCCTTCCTTCTGGTGTACTTCTGTCTTGCATACATCATCTTCCGTAACCag TTCATAAATGTATATGCTCCCAAGCACGAAACTGCAGGGAAGTTTTGGCCTATTGTACACAATTTGGTGATATTTTCTCTGGTACTCATGCATGCGATTGCAGTGGGAATTTTTTCTCTGAAGAAGCTCTCTCTCGCATCAACCTTAGTCTTACCTCTTCCAGTTCTCACGCTTCTGTTTAATGAGTACTGCAGGAAACGCTTCCTCcccatttttaaatcttatccGGCTGAG ATATTGATAAAGAAGGACAGGGAAGATCAAAATGATGCTTTGATGTctgaattttttgataaattggcCACCACCTATCAGGACCCGGCTCTAATGCCGATTCAGTACTCTGCAGACAGTGACAGTCTCAACAGACCGCTTATATCATCTGCTGAAACGGCAATGTGA
- the LOC118062334 gene encoding uncharacterized protein, with protein MEWKREAGEGEEERVSNDGNVGWDQMMEEAESLHGVRRARKRYLGVRQRPSGRWVAEIKDTIQKIRAWLGTYDTAEEAARAYDEAACLLHGANTRTNLWPCSPSSHSKPALPPKIVNLLLLRIKARHNSLTQTTTFPVNQQEQEAREQENQFDHFFEMPGDISIVENSDTANSTADTMTISDHTSGFFESRYITEDHGSTSTFEADDSWSNVDGSGQGGQEEGRGEEKIDMGLIDFQFDDALGSSFYHSPFDIAQEMMEPMEQEHHGDEPPMIREIMKRWTHERKFSASLYANNGVSECLRLAFRPGMPAVANGGYELPSNLGINSNNNEEEKRRDDMGKDAKEEVQEEVEIPQTPTEKGSSSSSSSLSKEDGELSLWSSLDLPPICFNNN; from the coding sequence ATGGAGTGGAAGAGAGAGGCAGGTGAGGGTGAAGAAGAGAGGGTAAGCAATGATGGGAACGTGGGTTGggaccaaatgatggaggaggCTGAATCACTCCATGGAGTTCGGAGAGCTCGAAAACGATACCTTGGGGTGAGGCAGCGGCCGTCAGGCCGATGGGTGGCAGAGATAAAAGACACAATTCAGAAGATTAGAGCGTGGTTGGGGACTTATGATACTGCTGAGGAAGCCGCAAGAGCTTATGACGAGGCAGCTTGCTTGCTCCATGGAGCTAATACTCGGACAAATCTCTGGCCTTGCTCCCCGTCTTCTCATTCAAAGCCAGCTCTTCCCCCAAAGATTGTCAACCTCCTGTTACTTAGGATTAAAGCTAGACACAATTCATTGACACAGACCACTACTTTCCCTGTTAACCAACAGGAGCAAGAAGCCAGAGAACAGGAAAACCAGTTCGACCATTTCTTCGAAATGCCTGGAGATATCAGCATTGTTGAAAATAGTGATACAGCTAATAGCACTGCTGATACTATGACTATCAGCGATCACACGAGTGGTTTCTTTGAATCACGTTATATTACAGAAGATCATGGGAGCACAAGCACATTTGAAGCGGATGATAGTTGGAGTAATGTTGATGGAAGTGGTCAAGGTGGACAGGAAGAagggagaggagaagaaaagattGATATGGGGctgattgattttcaatttgatgaTGCATTAGGATCATCTTTCTACCATTCTCCATTTGATATAGCACAGGAGATGATGGAGCCAATGGAGCAGGAACATCATGGGGATGAGCCACCAATGATAAGAGAGATCATGAAGCGGTGGACGCACGAACGGAAGTTCTCAGCTTCTCTTTATGCCAACAATGGGGTATCCGAATGTTTAAGGCTGGCATTCAGACCAGGAATGCCAGCGGTGGCAAATGGTGGGTATGAGTTGCCATCTAACCTTGGGATCAATAGTAATAACAACgaggaggaaaagagaagagatGACATGGGAAAGGATGCCAAAGAGGAGGTGCAAGAAGAAGTCGAGATTCCACAGACACCAACAGAAAAGGGGTcctcatcttcttcctcttctttgagCAAGGAAGATGGTGAATTGTCTCTCTGGAGTTCGCTCGATCTTCCACCTATCTGCTTCAATAATAATTAG
- the LOC118062496 gene encoding uncharacterized protein has translation MDSYIQEKIHKFEEFVDGHLKPQLVRAIAERDKVFEQQKIFSDLRRNIENLEKNSVTNLRTLVNLGSEVYMQADVPDTQSIFVDVGLGFHVEFTWTEALNFIALREEKIARQIEEYTRLISSIKARIKLVCEGIRELLQLPAEKALPQRVF, from the exons ATGGACAGCTACATACAGGAAAAGATCCATAAATTTGAGGAATTTGTCGATGGCCATTTGAAACCACAGCTTGTTCGCGCTATTGCTGAACG GGACAAGGTTTTTGAGCAACAAAAGATTTT CTCAGATTTGCGAAGGAATATAGAGAACTTAGAGAAGAACAGTGTAACTAATCTCAGAACATTGGTCAACCTTGGCTCTGAAGTGTACATGCAAGCTGATGT GCCAGATACACAAAGCATATTTGTGGATGTTGGACTTGGATTCCACGTGGAGTTTACCTGGACTGAAGCTTTGAATTTCATAGCGCTTAGGGAGGAAAAAATAGCAAG ACAAATAGAGGAGTACACTCGCTTAATATCATCTATTAAAGCCAGGATCAAATTG GTCTGTGAGGGGATTCGAGAGTTGCTCCAACTGCCGGCAGAGAAAGCTTTACCACAgcgtgttttttaa
- the LOC118062495 gene encoding uncharacterized protein: MEVSSGVSPRMSLHQLQKEGSEETHFQNFELGSFDYNDSRNLQFYSTSALEILRETARILRCNSWSFMTIAALLICPVSAILLSNVLVDQSIVKRLSTRLLLVAKSSGLPLRPLIKQLCHRFAEMAVSSATCFPLFITLSLLSRAAVVYSVDCTYSRKDVDGSKFLAMISKIWRRIVSTYLWSCMVIVGCLTLFFVLLVAVCSTFLVLGFWPELNLYAAMIVGLVFSVIFANAIIVCNIAVVISVLVDVSGPQALLRSSVLIRGQTQVGLLIFLGSTIGMAFIEGLFEHRVKTLSYGDGSSRIWEGPLLVIMYSFVVLIDLMMSAVFYYSCRSHGMEASDGECLSI; this comes from the coding sequence ATGGAGGTTTCTAGCGGAGTTTCTCCTAGAATGAGTTTGCATCAGCTACAAAAGGAGGGATCTGAAGAAACCCATTTCCAAAATTTTGAGCTTGGTTCATTTGATTATAATGATAGCCGTAATCTTCAGTTCTATTCAACGAGTGCATTGGAGATCTTGAGAGAAACAGCGAGGATTCTCCGATGTAATTCATGGTCGTTTATGACAATTGCTGCTTTGCTTATTTGTCCAGTATCTGCCATTCTTTTGTCAAATGTATTGGTTGACCAGTCTATTGTTAAGAGATTGAGTACTAGGCTTTTGTTAGTTGCAAAATCTAGTGGACTTCCATTGAGGCCTCTTATCAAACAGCTGTGTCATCGTTTTGCCGAGATGGCTGTTTCGTCTGCAACGTGTTTCCCGTTGTTTATTACCTTGTCTTTGTTATCAAGAGCTGCGGTGGTTTATTCTGTAGATTGCACATACTCGAGGAAAGATGTTGATGGTTCAAAGTTTTTGGCGATGATAAGTAAAATTTGGAGGAGGATTGTTTCGACGTATTTGTGGTCGTGTATGGTGATTGTCGGTTGTCTCACGTTATTCTTTGTTCTTCTTGTAGCTGTTTGTAGCACATTTTTGGTGCTTGGGTTTTGGCCGGAGTTAAATCTGTATGCTGCGATGATAGTGGGGCTAGTTTTCTCGGTTATTTTTGCCAATGCGATTATTGTTTGCAATATTGCTGTTGTGATCTCTGTGTTGGTGGATGTTTCAGGGCCGCAGGCACTGCTCCGGTCCAGTGTTTTAATTAGGGGGCAGACTCAGGTGGgtcttttaatatttcttgGATCAACAATTGGGATGGCATTTATAGAAGGTTTGTTTGAGCATAGAGTCAAGACATTGAGTTATGGAGACGGGTCTTCCAGGATTTGGGAAGGTCCTCTCTTGGTTATTATGTATTCATTTGTGGTgcttattgatttgatgatgagTGCAGTTTTCTACTATAGTTGTAGATCTCATGGCATGGAAGCCTCGGATGGCGAATGCCTGTCAATTTAG
- the LOC118062513 gene encoding uncharacterized protein, with protein MGSAANLCSVLSESQRIINAHSRHFLALSVLFILPPSFFLSVYPAIQNIISQFSTRGSKTLLSRTFYQDDPSNLFTTNFIILSLLVSLFTITFSTFALGSITYSVIHGFYGRPVKLWSSIKSAFTSFFPLLITGSFVEIILLGVLLPFVLLLFFVINGIRLPGFEINVSSPYFIVFLVILGVVLVFVLLHLQLKWILAQVIVVAESSWGLEPLRRSDCLMKRMKGVALSMVLFFGFFSGLLVIARSFPWEGLHVGNIDSAWKIWPFVVRIVVTSALQMVLQLYNIAAFAVLYMDCKAVHGELVLEIAEEFAGDYVSLPFDDGKTPHFVSVAYI; from the coding sequence ATGGGATCAGCAGCAAACCTTTGCTCTGTCTTATCAGAATCACAACGTATAATAAACGCTCACTCCCGCCATTTCTTGGCTCTCTCTGTCCTCTTCATCCTccctccttctttctttctttctgtctaCCCCGCCATACAAAACATCATCTCTCAATTCTCCACTCGAGGCTCCAAAACCCTCCTCTCTCGTACATTTTATCAAGATGACCCATCAAATCTTTTCACTACAAATTTCATTATCCTCTCTCTTCTCGTTTCACTCTTTACCATCACTTTCTCAACTTTTGCTCTAGGTTCCATCACCTACAGTGTTATTCATGGATTCTACGGTAGACCTGTAAAGCTTTGGTCTTCAATCAAATCTGCTTTCACTTCTTTCTTTCCCCTTTTGATCACTGGCTCTTTTGTTGAAATTATCTTGTTGGGGGTCCTTCTCCCttttgtgttgttgttgttttttgttataaatggAATTCGGCTTCCTGGATTTGAAATTAATGTCTCTTCgccttattttattgtttttcttgtgaTTCTTGGGGTTGTTTTGGTCTTCGTATTGCTTCATTTGCAATTGAAGTGGATTTTAGCTCAGGTGATTGTGGTTGCCGAATCAAGTTGGGGTCTTGAGCCGTTGAGAAGGAGTGACTGCTTAATGAAACGAATGAAGGGAGTGGCTTTGtctatggttttattttttgggtttttctctGGCTTGTTGGTAATTGCCAGATCATTTCCTTGGGAAGGTTTGCATGTTGGTAATATTGATAGTGCATGGAAGATTTGGCCTTTTGTTGTTCGAATTGTGGTGACTTCAGCACTCCAAATGGTGTTGCAGCTTTACAATATCGCGGCGTTCGCTGTTCTTTACATGGATTGCAAGGCTGTGCACGGAGAACTTGTTTTGGAGATTGCTGAGGAGTTTGCTGGTGACTATGTTAGCTTGCCTTTTGATGATGGAAAGACCCctcattttgtttctgttgcttATATATGA